From Candidatus Neomarinimicrobiota bacterium, the proteins below share one genomic window:
- a CDS encoding dihydroorotate dehydrogenase has product MQFLGKEIPSPLTLASGILGISFSSLQRIIRDGAGMVTTKSLSLEPRIGHEGPIIAEFDGGLINSVGLTNPGIQDGLLEVEKFHKEFEGVSIVSVFGGNAAEFVRLAKAVNSSSADLLELNLSCPNVEDEFKRPFALMPEKITEIVSAVGAVSQIPVLAKLSPNAYDVAEMATLAEAAGADGITMINTLGHGMVIDAIARRPVLRNNFGGISGPCIKPLALKLIHDVYQKVDIPILGTGGVSNGLDAVEMMMAGASAVAIGSAVYERGLDVFRSTRLEMEAFMETHDYADYSDLIGLLEEN; this is encoded by the coding sequence TTGCAATTTCTGGGTAAGGAAATTCCGTCTCCCCTTACCCTCGCCTCCGGCATACTCGGCATCTCATTTTCTTCGCTCCAACGCATCATTCGTGATGGCGCTGGTATGGTCACTACAAAATCTCTTAGTCTGGAGCCCCGTATTGGTCACGAGGGTCCCATTATCGCTGAATTTGATGGCGGTTTGATCAACTCGGTGGGCTTGACCAACCCCGGTATTCAGGATGGACTGCTGGAAGTAGAAAAATTCCATAAAGAATTTGAAGGTGTCTCCATTGTTAGTGTCTTTGGAGGCAATGCAGCTGAATTTGTTCGTCTCGCGAAAGCGGTGAATAGCTCAAGCGCAGACCTGTTGGAGCTAAATCTATCCTGCCCTAATGTGGAAGATGAATTCAAACGCCCCTTTGCCTTGATGCCGGAAAAGATCACCGAGATCGTATCTGCAGTCGGGGCGGTGAGCCAAATTCCAGTTCTGGCAAAATTATCACCCAATGCCTACGATGTAGCCGAAATGGCCACGCTGGCTGAAGCAGCAGGTGCTGATGGTATCACCATGATCAATACCCTGGGACATGGGATGGTGATCGATGCCATTGCCCGACGACCTGTCCTGCGCAATAATTTTGGAGGTATCTCCGGCCCCTGCATCAAGCCATTGGCTCTGAAACTCATCCATGATGTGTATCAAAAAGTGGACATTCCAATACTGGGAACCGGGGGTGTAAGCAATGGCTTGGATGCCGTGGAAATGATGATGGCAGGTGCTTCTGCAGTAGCCATTGGCTCAGCTGTCTATGAACGTGGTCTGGATGTCTTTAGATCAACCAGGCTTGAGATGGAAGCCTTCATGGAAACCCATGACTATGCTGACTATTCAGACCTGATCGGGTTACTCGAGGAAAATTAG
- a CDS encoding ATP-binding protein, which translates to MHKYWHKFIETAHTFHLGWLLLASFSVILFVLGIWEILEIQIFPQSGSPSDFTKLVVKGLMVFALLVGWTIWIIYHFRAQLIEQLSTTENRYRNIVENSADAIITIGPDNRIQSWNKGAERLFGWNASEAIGQAAGIMIPHKLLQAGELFCLAYGLTEANEVKNYQTERLDKQGRHIPVNLTETALLSNGKVVGRSQIIRDISELQTIEHQMRQSDRLATVGQLAAGVAHEIGNPLTSISSLVQLLERRMKHPDHISKLARIRANIERITKIVHELVDFTRPQATDLQYVQINDVIQNAVGLMTYDNRSQKINIELDLAPQLARVKASPDRLHQVVVNLLVNAFDAMKERGDTIWITTLEGQTSVYIRVVDNGGGMDPEVMDKIFEPFFTTKDVGKGTGLGLSVSHGIINSMQGQLRVDSKPGEGATFSIEIPKEK; encoded by the coding sequence ATGCATAAATATTGGCATAAATTTATCGAGACTGCTCACACCTTTCACCTGGGCTGGCTACTATTGGCCAGCTTTAGTGTTATTCTATTTGTCCTGGGAATCTGGGAAATTCTTGAGATCCAGATCTTTCCCCAGAGTGGCAGCCCTTCAGACTTCACAAAACTGGTGGTCAAGGGTCTGATGGTCTTCGCCCTACTAGTAGGCTGGACCATCTGGATCATCTATCATTTTCGGGCTCAACTCATAGAGCAACTTTCAACAACCGAGAACCGCTACCGCAACATTGTTGAAAATTCAGCAGATGCTATCATTACTATTGGTCCTGACAATCGCATTCAAAGCTGGAACAAGGGTGCTGAACGCCTTTTTGGCTGGAATGCATCAGAAGCAATTGGACAAGCGGCCGGCATCATGATTCCGCATAAACTGCTTCAGGCTGGTGAATTGTTCTGCCTGGCTTATGGTCTTACAGAAGCCAATGAGGTTAAAAATTATCAAACTGAACGCCTGGACAAACAAGGACGGCACATTCCTGTTAATTTGACCGAGACAGCACTCCTGTCCAATGGCAAGGTTGTTGGACGCTCCCAGATCATCCGGGACATCTCAGAGCTCCAAACTATTGAACATCAAATGCGTCAATCTGATCGCCTGGCTACAGTGGGGCAGTTGGCTGCCGGTGTGGCTCATGAAATTGGGAATCCATTGACCTCAATCTCTTCCCTGGTTCAGCTGTTGGAACGTAGGATGAAGCATCCTGATCATATTTCAAAACTGGCTCGGATTCGTGCAAACATTGAACGTATCACAAAAATTGTCCACGAACTGGTCGATTTTACACGACCTCAGGCTACCGATCTTCAGTATGTGCAAATCAATGATGTGATCCAAAATGCAGTAGGTCTCATGACCTATGATAATCGTAGTCAGAAGATCAATATTGAACTTGATCTAGCACCACAACTTGCCAGAGTCAAAGCATCGCCGGATAGATTGCATCAAGTGGTGGTAAACCTGTTGGTTAATGCCTTTGATGCCATGAAGGAACGAGGGGATACGATCTGGATCACAACATTAGAGGGTCAAACATCTGTTTATATCCGGGTGGTGGATAATGGTGGTGGGATGGATCCCGAAGTCATGGATAAGATCTTCGAACCTTTTTTCACCACCAAAGATGTGGGAAAAGGAACCGGCCTGGGGTTGTCAGTCAGCCATGGAATCATTAATAGTATGCAGGGACAATTGCGGGTCGATAGCAAGCCTGGTGAAGGGGCAACCTTCTCCATTGAGATACCAAAGGAAAAATAA
- a CDS encoding sigma-54 dependent transcriptional regulator, with the protein MNNTSILIVDDEQEIRDSLSEVLTEEGYLTYTAENGKVALEMLEDLHYDIIISDIKMPELDGVTLLQKVKEQAPDTFFILITSYGSTETAIDAMRHGAIDYILKPIDFDELILRIKNVDLHKELLREVRFLRQEISAQYNYEHIIGESVAMKKMYRLIDKVAPSTSTVLVAGRSGTGKELVARAIHARSERSHRPFVAINCGAIPETLFESELFGYKKGAFTGASKDKDGVFKAAVGGTLFLDEVGEIPLQVQVKLLRVIEMREIKPLGSNTVIPINVRLIAATNRDLVKEVERGTFREDLYYRLNIIEIYLPALSDRKDDIPLLVKHFVNKYNNELKRRIIGVNNVAMKHLIDYHWKGEVRELENIVERAVLLSDGDMITTEDLPERARESVDSTFPDNLKEASREFEQSHILNILERHDHDKAKVAEVLGIGLSSLYRKIDDLGIESES; encoded by the coding sequence ATGAACAATACATCAATATTAATTGTAGATGATGAACAGGAAATTCGAGATTCTCTCTCTGAAGTTTTAACAGAGGAAGGTTATCTGACCTACACTGCTGAAAATGGAAAAGTGGCTCTGGAAATGCTGGAAGATCTACACTATGACATCATTATCTCTGACATCAAAATGCCAGAGTTGGACGGTGTAACTTTACTGCAAAAGGTTAAAGAGCAAGCTCCTGATACATTTTTTATATTGATCACGTCCTATGGTTCAACGGAGACCGCTATTGATGCCATGCGTCACGGTGCCATCGATTACATTTTGAAACCCATCGATTTTGATGAACTGATTCTGCGCATCAAGAATGTTGATCTGCACAAGGAATTGCTCCGGGAAGTTCGTTTTTTGAGACAGGAGATCTCTGCTCAATACAACTATGAGCATATCATCGGAGAAAGCGTGGCCATGAAGAAGATGTACCGGCTAATCGATAAGGTGGCTCCCTCTACATCTACCGTATTGGTTGCTGGCAGAAGTGGTACAGGTAAAGAACTGGTGGCTCGCGCTATTCATGCTCGTTCTGAGCGCTCTCACCGCCCCTTTGTGGCCATCAACTGCGGTGCCATTCCGGAAACACTCTTTGAATCAGAACTATTCGGCTATAAGAAAGGAGCTTTTACCGGTGCTTCCAAAGACAAGGACGGGGTTTTTAAAGCCGCTGTCGGTGGCACTCTTTTTCTGGATGAGGTCGGTGAAATCCCACTCCAGGTTCAAGTCAAATTACTACGTGTCATCGAAATGCGTGAGATCAAGCCCCTGGGCAGCAACACCGTTATTCCGATCAATGTTCGCCTGATCGCTGCCACCAATCGTGATCTGGTCAAGGAGGTTGAGAGAGGTACTTTCAGAGAGGATCTATACTATCGTTTGAATATCATCGAGATCTATCTACCGGCTCTTTCCGATCGCAAGGATGATATTCCCCTGCTGGTTAAACACTTTGTTAACAAATACAATAATGAGCTAAAAAGACGCATCATCGGGGTAAATAATGTCGCCATGAAACATTTGATCGACTACCACTGGAAGGGTGAAGTGCGTGAGTTGGAAAATATTGTTGAACGAGCCGTTCTGCTAAGTGATGGGGATATGATCACAACTGAAGACCTCCCGGAAAGAGCTCGGGAATCTGTGGATTCGACCTTTCCGGATAACCTCAAAGAAGCATCTCGCGAATTTGAACAATCACATATTTTGAATATCCTGGAACGTCATGACCATGATAAAGCCAAAGTAGCAGAAGTTCTCGGAATTGGGTTGAGCAGTCTCTATCGTAAGATCGATGATCTGGGGATAGAATCGGAAAGTTAG
- the trxB gene encoding thioredoxin-disulfide reductase gives MSEQIHKEVIIIGSGPAGLTAAIYAARANLAPVIFEGDQPGGQLTTTNDVENYPGFVDGITGPDLMDVMRKQAVRFGAESKFEYVTKVDFSEQLHHVWVGEKEYTADTVIIATGATAKYLGLASEEKLKGFGVSACATCDGFFYRDKEVFVVGGGDSALEEAGFLTKFASKVYLIHRRDEFRGSKIMRKRVLDNPKVEVLWNTTIDEVLGEPDQGGVVGAILKDTVTGETREQSIDGIFMAIGHKPNTDLFKNILKTDDTGYLITKSDSTATDIPGIFAAGDVRDHVYRQAITAAGNGCMAALEAERYITEREG, from the coding sequence ATGTCTGAACAGATTCACAAAGAAGTCATTATCATCGGTTCCGGTCCTGCTGGATTGACCGCTGCCATCTATGCCGCACGCGCAAACCTGGCCCCTGTAATATTTGAAGGTGATCAGCCAGGTGGACAACTTACAACCACCAATGATGTGGAGAATTATCCTGGTTTTGTAGACGGAATAACCGGTCCGGACCTTATGGATGTTATGCGGAAACAGGCCGTACGTTTTGGGGCTGAATCAAAGTTCGAATATGTGACAAAAGTAGACTTCTCTGAGCAGCTACACCATGTCTGGGTTGGTGAAAAAGAATATACAGCTGACACCGTGATCATCGCCACCGGAGCTACAGCCAAATATTTAGGATTAGCTTCTGAAGAAAAGCTCAAAGGCTTTGGCGTGTCTGCCTGTGCCACGTGCGATGGATTTTTCTACCGTGATAAAGAGGTTTTTGTTGTTGGGGGTGGTGATTCAGCGTTGGAGGAAGCCGGTTTTCTAACCAAGTTTGCCTCTAAAGTATATCTGATCCATCGTCGCGATGAATTCCGAGGTTCCAAGATCATGCGCAAACGCGTACTCGATAATCCCAAAGTTGAAGTTCTCTGGAACACAACCATTGACGAAGTTTTAGGCGAACCAGACCAGGGAGGCGTGGTTGGTGCGATCTTGAAGGATACAGTGACTGGTGAAACCCGGGAACAGTCAATTGACGGTATATTTATGGCTATTGGACACAAGCCCAATACTGATCTTTTCAAAAACATCCTGAAAACTGATGACACGGGATATCTGATTACCAAATCAGACTCAACAGCAACTGATATCCCAGGCATTTTTGCTGCCGGAGATGTCCGGGATCATGTTTATCGTCAAGCGATCACAGCTGCCGGAAATGGATGCATGGCAGCTCTGGAAGCTGAGCGATATATCACTGAACGAGAAGGCTAA
- a CDS encoding right-handed parallel beta-helix repeat-containing protein has protein sequence MNKNIKLTDQWISRFRFIVLATFSLLVISCSQGLRLKNLVNYPVTLFSLSALDTLKIPPDVVKYLGNEETTFRRIETDLRIQGRQVARPVWQSELQGCFAVGNGANVHIQDFNFKGSSGDTVLIRIDSGRVILENCDVSGGDAWSIQVGLAGDLELRNVRFTDNGSGAIKLDGGQVKIYNSEFDQAGETAIYAASGSLLEAHEVILTNTMGTAFELNSVSEVWLDSVKVIDSFQDGISLQNCDFVLISQVESRGNGRHGLRLRNATISGLLNYSAIGNLVHGMVIENVDTLRVVNSEFVGNGENGALIHSADRNRMAGVRVEHNGSSGFQITGGQELLIHHSSFQANPTLALGVDSLASVQIKHTSIMNNGTGLRVNHFADVELNNNLLVSNKASAASFKHGTMLVLTMNLLKENQLGYFGEDILNVQLDSNRVESNELGGDFRSVARLTMTQNIWKNNGTSGYFSQMGSIVSNHDQWISNHEHAFEILAAEKLILSNSVIKGNRNAGLLNQVSAKLEGCVFDSSSGYALKVMNGSLVVHDSRFESNKVGIDLNEGSRAQIVQSQFVQNELAINARASVSLSMSFCEIHRARAGLTLGNYVEAEILSNHFDEIDDYSIRITGPHLQRLYLRQNVISRTGGIIKSLSSSGTVDVISNTFAHNGSGFQVQKRSIDRLDHNIFFQTYLLDPEMMKDLNQIKSNCFYPQSKQEHPAVLEESNHYLDPQFDDKYYLTPRSPCLQDGKNGLLIGALGTIPEKRPILKP, from the coding sequence ATGAACAAAAATATCAAATTAACCGATCAGTGGATAAGTAGGTTCAGATTCATTGTTCTTGCTACTTTTAGTTTGCTGGTGATCTCATGCAGCCAGGGACTACGTCTTAAGAATTTGGTTAATTATCCGGTAACACTATTCTCATTAAGTGCTCTTGATACACTTAAGATCCCTCCGGATGTTGTTAAATATTTGGGTAATGAAGAAACTACCTTTCGACGAATAGAAACAGATCTGCGTATTCAGGGACGGCAAGTTGCTCGTCCGGTCTGGCAAAGTGAACTCCAGGGCTGCTTTGCGGTGGGGAATGGTGCAAATGTCCATATCCAGGATTTTAATTTCAAAGGAAGCTCTGGCGATACAGTCTTGATCAGAATTGACTCAGGTCGCGTTATCCTGGAGAATTGTGATGTGAGCGGTGGTGATGCCTGGTCCATACAGGTTGGTTTAGCCGGTGATCTCGAATTGAGGAATGTCCGTTTTACAGATAATGGATCAGGGGCTATCAAACTCGATGGGGGGCAGGTCAAGATCTATAATAGTGAATTTGATCAGGCAGGCGAAACCGCTATTTATGCTGCCAGTGGCAGTCTTCTGGAAGCACATGAAGTGATCCTGACCAACACCATGGGGACAGCATTTGAATTAAATAGTGTATCAGAAGTGTGGCTGGATTCTGTTAAGGTCATAGATTCTTTTCAAGATGGAATCAGTCTGCAGAATTGTGATTTCGTACTGATCAGTCAAGTCGAATCACGGGGAAATGGTCGACATGGGCTGCGACTCCGAAATGCCACTATTAGTGGTCTCTTGAATTACTCCGCCATTGGCAATTTAGTCCACGGAATGGTGATCGAAAATGTTGACACCCTGAGAGTTGTCAATTCTGAATTTGTCGGTAATGGTGAAAATGGAGCCTTGATCCATTCTGCAGACAGAAATAGAATGGCTGGAGTGAGGGTTGAGCACAACGGTAGTAGCGGGTTTCAGATCACCGGTGGGCAGGAATTGCTCATTCATCATTCTTCATTTCAGGCCAATCCGACTTTAGCTCTGGGAGTGGACTCTTTGGCATCAGTGCAGATCAAACACACCAGTATAATGAATAATGGAACCGGACTACGTGTGAACCACTTCGCAGATGTCGAGTTAAACAACAATCTTCTGGTGTCAAATAAAGCCAGCGCCGCATCCTTCAAGCATGGAACAATGCTGGTACTGACAATGAATCTACTGAAAGAGAATCAGCTGGGTTATTTCGGGGAAGATATCCTGAATGTTCAACTCGACTCTAACCGAGTGGAGTCGAATGAGCTGGGAGGTGATTTTCGTTCGGTAGCTCGCTTGACAATGACCCAAAACATATGGAAGAACAATGGCACATCAGGTTATTTCTCACAAATGGGCTCAATAGTAAGCAATCATGATCAATGGATATCAAACCATGAGCACGCGTTTGAAATTTTAGCTGCTGAAAAATTGATCCTGTCAAATTCAGTAATAAAGGGCAACCGTAATGCAGGTTTGTTGAATCAGGTGTCTGCCAAATTAGAGGGTTGTGTTTTTGATTCAAGTAGTGGGTATGCTTTGAAAGTGATGAATGGCTCCCTGGTTGTGCATGACTCGCGCTTTGAGTCCAATAAAGTTGGCATAGACCTGAACGAAGGCAGTCGTGCTCAAATAGTACAAAGCCAATTTGTTCAAAACGAACTTGCTATTAATGCCCGAGCCTCCGTTTCGCTCTCAATGTCATTTTGTGAGATCCATAGAGCTCGGGCAGGATTGACTCTAGGCAACTATGTGGAAGCGGAGATCCTTTCGAACCATTTTGATGAGATCGATGACTATTCCATTCGTATAACTGGTCCGCATCTGCAACGTTTGTACTTGAGACAAAATGTGATCAGTCGAACCGGTGGTATTATCAAGTCTCTTAGTAGTTCTGGGACTGTTGATGTGATCAGCAACACTTTTGCTCACAATGGCAGCGGATTTCAGGTACAGAAGAGAAGCATAGATCGTTTGGATCACAATATATTTTTCCAAACCTATCTGCTAGATCCAGAAATGATGAAGGATCTCAACCAGATCAAATCAAATTGCTTCTATCCTCAAAGTAAGCAGGAACACCCCGCTGTACTGGAAGAATCCAATCATTATCTTGATCCACAATTTGATGATAAGTATTACCTGACACCTCGATCCCCCTGTCTACAGGATGGAAAAAATGGATTGCTGATCGGTGCACTGGGGACCATACCGGAAAAACGTCCGATCTTAAAACCGTAA
- a CDS encoding SPOR domain-containing protein — translation MGKTRLINTMILLMALIIGIPVSSLCQDVDGLLTLVHQGKLDSAETVLSELSFKHPGHPGLRYARALMQTDALLAAGLYKDIVRNHSRSQYMAGALMHLGEYYYAQGLYVQSRQFFLRLIRFHPDYSDIVNAVNLSLRAGIASRQMDSVYIDLADITERFPNTSFDIPEELDITRIPARAKLPVESDRTQPLITAPLRGLGEGVVTSTNQPKGEYTLQAGAFGDYNNARRLADQIESIGYTTTIKERISNGKTLYLIMVGDFSDRTAAMSVSDMLEAALGIPSFPVAIN, via the coding sequence ATGGGTAAAACGCGCCTGATCAATACTATGATCCTCCTGATGGCTCTCATCATCGGGATTCCTGTCAGCAGCCTTTGTCAGGATGTGGACGGTCTCTTAACGCTTGTTCATCAGGGAAAGCTGGATAGTGCTGAAACAGTATTATCAGAATTAAGCTTTAAGCACCCTGGACACCCTGGCCTGCGCTATGCCCGTGCTTTGATGCAAACTGATGCGCTACTGGCGGCTGGTCTTTACAAGGATATTGTTCGCAACCATTCCCGGAGCCAATATATGGCCGGAGCTCTCATGCATCTGGGCGAATACTATTATGCTCAGGGTTTGTATGTGCAGAGTCGTCAATTCTTTCTGCGACTTATTCGCTTTCACCCTGATTACAGTGATATTGTCAATGCGGTTAATCTTAGTCTAAGAGCCGGGATCGCTTCCCGGCAAATGGATAGCGTATATATAGATCTGGCAGACATTACCGAGCGGTTTCCCAACACATCATTCGATATACCCGAGGAATTGGATATTACCAGGATTCCTGCTCGAGCAAAACTCCCGGTTGAGTCGGATCGAACACAACCACTGATCACCGCTCCACTGCGAGGATTGGGGGAAGGGGTAGTTACAAGTACAAACCAACCGAAAGGGGAATACACCTTGCAGGCTGGAGCATTTGGCGATTACAATAATGCAAGACGTCTGGCTGACCAAATCGAGTCCATCGGTTATACGACAACCATAAAAGAACGAATAAGCAATGGCAAGACCCTCTATCTGATCATGGTTGGTGACTTTTCGGACAGGACTGCGGCCATGAGTGTTTCAGATATGCTGGAAGCTGCGCTGGGTATTCCTTCTTTCCCGGTTGCGATCAATTAA
- a CDS encoding tetratricopeptide repeat protein: protein MDLITLIIILLVIVVVGLTIRFLVFSGPQKINAHDAEIKALNYILAGEKETALKLLKEIGRKNTSNLGVFLQVGDLYRQLGNPETALKVHLDVLERHGISLDIELMAHERLALDYEALNQYGHAAQHAESILKLSKKNLWALSALHRYAVKQGKWKTAIKAFQKENVAGGVSNQLLPAIYKTQEALQAKTAGKQSEAISLLKQAIKLNSQCATPYYHLGRIRQEEGNYKHAIDFYSTFAELDPTAGSIIFSDIEKMYFELGQFEQVEQFYQRLHKRQPENLEVVIGLANYFERKGEYRDALNLLEEVKNPDYNNLSVILGHLHMLDKLGHKDTLKSAIDDFIAADRQNRILSCPNCDHINAEPSYICDKCGWVKRA, encoded by the coding sequence ATGGACCTTATAACATTAATTATAATACTACTGGTTATCGTAGTCGTTGGGCTCACGATACGTTTCCTTGTCTTTAGCGGTCCGCAGAAGATCAATGCCCATGACGCTGAGATCAAAGCATTGAATTATATCCTGGCTGGCGAAAAAGAAACAGCCCTGAAACTGTTGAAAGAGATCGGGAGGAAAAATACATCCAATCTGGGAGTTTTCCTTCAAGTTGGTGATCTGTATCGGCAATTGGGAAATCCTGAGACAGCTCTGAAAGTCCATCTGGATGTTTTGGAACGTCACGGCATCAGTCTGGATATCGAGCTTATGGCTCATGAACGACTTGCTTTGGACTACGAAGCTTTGAACCAATACGGTCACGCTGCCCAGCATGCTGAATCCATTTTAAAGCTGAGTAAAAAGAATTTGTGGGCGCTTAGCGCTCTACATCGGTATGCTGTCAAACAAGGCAAGTGGAAAACCGCCATAAAGGCTTTCCAAAAAGAGAATGTTGCCGGAGGGGTATCAAATCAGCTGCTTCCCGCTATTTACAAAACTCAGGAAGCTCTGCAGGCCAAGACTGCAGGAAAACAGTCTGAGGCGATCTCATTGCTCAAGCAGGCGATCAAATTGAATAGCCAATGCGCAACTCCTTACTATCACCTCGGTCGGATTCGACAGGAAGAGGGAAATTATAAGCATGCCATTGATTTCTATTCCACCTTCGCTGAACTTGACCCAACTGCTGGAAGTATCATATTTTCTGATATCGAAAAGATGTATTTTGAACTCGGACAATTTGAACAAGTCGAACAGTTCTACCAGAGATTGCATAAAAGACAGCCTGAAAATCTGGAAGTGGTTATTGGCCTGGCCAACTATTTTGAGCGCAAAGGTGAATACCGGGATGCTCTGAATCTCTTGGAAGAGGTTAAAAATCCGGATTATAACAATCTGAGTGTGATCCTGGGACACTTGCATATGCTGGATAAACTGGGGCATAAGGATACACTCAAATCAGCAATTGATGATTTTATCGCTGCTGACCGTCAGAATCGAATCCTTAGTTGTCCCAACTGTGATCATATTAATGCTGAACCCAGCTATATTTGTGATAAATGCGGATGGGTAAAACGCGCCTGA
- a CDS encoding LapA family protein codes for MKELKVFLTMAIILTIVWVFTQNATPVELKLMGAVYSGIPLYIVILGSVILGILFGFSITIGQNIKLRKGLKLIDREREKLQGEVDKRRQAVLEEDELESNNTLGI; via the coding sequence ATGAAAGAATTAAAAGTCTTTTTGACAATGGCCATAATCCTGACCATTGTCTGGGTGTTTACCCAAAACGCGACTCCGGTCGAATTAAAACTCATGGGTGCTGTATATTCTGGTATACCGCTATACATTGTGATTCTGGGGAGTGTGATTCTGGGAATCCTCTTCGGCTTTTCCATCACAATCGGACAAAATATTAAACTTCGCAAGGGCTTGAAGTTGATCGACAGAGAACGAGAAAAATTGCAGGGCGAAGTTGATAAACGGCGCCAGGCTGTCCTTGAAGAAGATGAGTTGGAATCCAATAATACATTAGGGATCTAG
- the miaB gene encoding tRNA (N6-isopentenyl adenosine(37)-C2)-methylthiotransferase MiaB produces MIISKQKKYYIETYGCQMNEYDSELVAGLLEKQNYLRTESADEAQLILVNTCSVRENAEVKVHARLSNLKVMKDRNPEVKIGVLGCMAQNLKEDLLKSKPYVDLILGPDSYRKLPALLSEPIEMIDHVVDTKLSRMEVYDDLFPARREGINAWISIMRGCNKFCTFCIVPFTRGRERSRSIESIIEEVIQIRDAGFKEVTLLGQNVNSYLHEGHRFPKLLNEVALIKGIERIRYTSPHPQDFDDDLLKVHTENPKVCNHIHLPLQAGSDPILERMNRTYTKQHFLDLARKMREQILGLSISTDMIVGFPGETEDDFQETIDVMNQIKFDTAFTFKYSPRPGTKAAEYEDTVSETDKQDRLERMIILQKEHTLLRNKMLIGTTEEVLVEKDSKKSKKQHQGRTRSNKIVIFNKTGEQPGELVRVEITDAQGITLFGRIVD; encoded by the coding sequence TTGATCATTAGTAAACAGAAAAAATATTACATCGAAACCTATGGCTGCCAGATGAATGAGTATGATTCAGAATTGGTAGCCGGGTTACTTGAGAAACAAAATTATTTGCGAACAGAATCGGCCGATGAAGCCCAATTGATTTTGGTTAATACGTGTTCAGTTCGGGAGAATGCCGAAGTAAAAGTACACGCCCGTCTAAGTAATCTGAAGGTTATGAAAGACCGTAACCCAGAAGTAAAGATCGGGGTTCTCGGTTGTATGGCTCAGAACCTCAAAGAAGATCTTTTAAAGAGCAAACCTTACGTTGATCTGATTCTGGGGCCGGATTCATACCGGAAACTTCCTGCTCTCCTGTCAGAACCAATTGAAATGATAGATCATGTCGTAGATACAAAGCTAAGCCGTATGGAGGTTTATGATGATCTTTTTCCAGCTCGACGGGAAGGTATCAACGCCTGGATCTCCATTATGCGTGGCTGCAATAAATTCTGCACTTTTTGCATTGTTCCGTTTACCCGGGGAAGGGAACGCAGCCGTTCAATTGAAAGCATTATCGAAGAGGTTATACAGATACGCGATGCTGGGTTTAAGGAAGTAACTCTGCTGGGACAAAATGTAAATTCTTACCTCCACGAAGGTCATCGATTTCCCAAGCTGCTCAATGAAGTTGCTCTGATCAAGGGCATTGAACGTATTCGCTACACTTCGCCGCATCCTCAGGACTTTGATGATGACCTGCTCAAGGTACATACTGAGAACCCCAAGGTTTGCAACCACATACACCTCCCACTTCAGGCAGGCAGCGATCCCATTCTGGAGCGAATGAATCGCACGTACACAAAACAGCACTTTCTGGATCTTGCCCGAAAAATGCGGGAACAGATTCTGGGACTATCAATAAGTACTGACATGATCGTTGGTTTTCCCGGTGAGACCGAGGACGATTTCCAGGAGACTATTGACGTGATGAATCAGATTAAATTTGATACAGCATTCACTTTTAAGTATTCGCCCAGACCTGGTACCAAGGCGGCTGAATATGAGGATACTGTTTCGGAAACTGATAAGCAGGATCGCCTGGAGCGTATGATCATTTTGCAAAAAGAACACACCCTGCTACGCAATAAAATGTTGATCGGTACAACTGAAGAGGTCCTGGTGGAAAAGGATTCAAAAAAATCTAAAAAACAACATCAAGGTAGAACACGTTCCAATAAAATTGTTATATTCAATAAAACCGGCGAACAACCGGGTGAACTGGTCAGAGTAGAGATAACTGATGCTCAGGGGATCACCTTGTTTGGCCGAATAGTGGATTGA